Part of the Haliotis asinina isolate JCU_RB_2024 chromosome 8, JCU_Hal_asi_v2, whole genome shotgun sequence genome is shown below.
CAATCTTGGTCTGTGTTCTCTACATCATGGTCACCTTATACACAAACCACAAGAACATAATCAAAAtattattactactaccacATTTGGTCCACATTATTTCAGTAATGGTAACCCAGGTTTTGTGTTGTGGGTAGTTTATCCATAAGTAGACTATTATCCATAAGTAGACTAAATATAAGACGTTCCTCTGTCTTTACATGAGGTCAGACTGTACCCAGATACAGACATGGTCACAGAATCTAGAACTATAGCTACTGCAGGACTGACATGGTAGCCCTAACTTCTTTCTAATGATGACTGACAGTTGAGGCACAAGACCAAGTATGTAAGGATTGATAAAATATGCAGTGTTGGCCTGGTATCAGGATTATGTAAACAATCGATTTTAGGTAGTGCCCAGCTGTAGACTAAAGAAGAAATACTTTGAGTATAACTTTGTATACAAACCAGAGTCACCAAAGCTACATTTAATCTCTGCTCTTTTCAGTCACCTCAGAAACAACAATAACTGTTATTTTGTTCAAGTCTGTTCAAGTCAAATTGAAATTATGAGCAAAACCATATGTGATATTTGGAGTCTGATGTGCAGGCACCTCATCTGATAATCCTAAGATATGTATGTTGAAACTGGTAATTTTTCTACTttatattcattcatgtcaggaaacaattcaaaatagACAATCACTAGCTGTTTGTTTCTGTAACATCTCTAACCACTGATGCAAATGTGTCCAGTTTGTAAAGTTTGTTTTTCTAAACTTACGCTCATAAAAGTTGGAGTTGATTATAAAATAATCCTGTCAGGCAGACGTCTCAGTAAACTTGAGTGTCAGAGTTTAAAAATGAGAATTTCAAGTGTTTCCCTCCATCAGGTCTGTTTTGATAAATTGGTGGGTAAAAAGTAGACTTGCACAGGTCTCTAGGATAAAacttaatagtttaaatgataatttcttaaaaaagaatgataaaaacaaCTGGGGTCCTGTCCACTTGTCTAGCCATGCCTCTTTGAAGGAAAGAATTTCTCTGAATCCCTGAgttcagcattcagtacagccttggggTATGgtaaaaaagaagttgtcagtCATGAGGTCCATGAACCAATATTTTTATAAAACATTGAGTTGAATGTGTCAATAATCAATGTCTTTTGTGTGTTACATTTCAGCAATTCTGGTGACTGCATCGAAGACATCTAGTAACACTTACAAGTATAACACTGTGACAGTAGTTCTCCTGACAGAGTGTGTCAAGCTGGTCGCATCCCTGATTCTCTATCTCAAGGAGTAAGTTATACCATGTATACAGTAACACTTCATTTACATCACTATGACAGTAGTTCTCCTGACAGAGTGTGTCAAGCTGGTCGCATCCCTGATTCTCTATCTCAAGGAGTAAGTTATACCATGTATACAGTAACACTTCATTTACATCACTATGACAGTAGTTCGCCTGACAGAGTGTGTCAAGCTGGTCGCATCCCTGATTCTCTATCTCAAGGAGTAAGTTATACCATGTATACAGTAACACTTCATTTACATCACTATGACAGTAGTTCTCCTGACTGAGTGTGTCAAGCTGGTCGCATCCCTCACTCTCTATCTCAAGGAGTAAGTTATACCATGTATACAGTAACACTTCATTTACATCACTATGACTGTAGTTCTCCTGACAGAGTGTGTCAAGCTGGTCGCATCCCTGATTCTCTATCTCAAGGAGTAAGTTATACCATGTATACAGTAACACTTCATTTACATCACTATGACAGTAGTTCTCCTGACTGAGTGTGTCAAGCTGGTCGCATCCCTCATTCTCTATCTCAAGGAGTAAGTTATACCATGTATACAGTAACACTTCATTTACATCACTATGACTGTAGTTCTCCTGACAGAGTGAGTCAAGCTCATCACATCCCCCATCAAGTATCTCCGGGAGTAAGTAATTATGGTTGTGATATGATTTAGAAAGTGGAGAGGGCATCACATTAAGGGCCACGTGGTCATGATCTGTGTAATAGAATTGTAAACAAACCAAATGATGACCATTActttacaataaaaatacaacattcccagaaattattgaaaaaaatctTTGTTTCCTCATAGCAATGATAAAATTTTGAGAGAAGTATTATATTAAGTTATACAGTACTCAATATGGGAGGCAACTTGTAGGCCTAAGAATGATACTTTACGAcatcaagagttgtctcccctggtgTAGCAGATGGCAGATTTGACAGCAGAAGATGAAAGCTGGTTcaagatgattttgaaagggatgTGACTAATGCATAAGAGATAGCTGGTAGACATGACATTCCTCTGTCTACAATACACAGAACAATACTACAGTTCAGAAGAATATTCAATCAGTAGTTAGGATTGAGCACAAGATGGGCCAGGGAAGTTCAGTTCTATGAATCACCAGTGACTTGGTCAGACTGAGAGTAGGGGAAGATTGAAAATATCAGAAATGAGATGATTAACAGATAAAGTAATCAGGTATGTAATGAAACCCTCAGATAAGAATTATGAAGATGTAAGTAGGTGCAAAACCACAGAATTCACTCACCATTGATGAAAGATGAACAAAAAGAAAGACTTTTAAGCTGGTGTGAGACTTAAAAAAATAAGATtgtgataatgttttcttttctaatGAAAGTTCTGTCTGGCTTTTTCTGAAGCATGTTTTGGGCAAAAGATATCGTGAAGCCTGTTCACCAATGCACAATACAATGCCCAAAATTGTGGGGTGGGATGTCACATCACTTGGAGTGATGCCACAGTGTATTTTCTTATCCCTACTTAGAATGTGTGGGACTAATGTTGGACAGAGAAAAACCAAAAGGAAGTAAGAAATATGAAGAATATAAAGAAAGAAGTGGTCAAATGCTGTCACAGTGACACAATTTCCTACAAACTTTGACCAATAGTGTACTAAGCGCAGTATATATTGCAGGGCAAGGAGGTCTGCAAAGATACATAGAATGGAGGAGAATTACATCCCAACATGTGTATTTGAGTAAAATTTCTAtagtttatatacatgtattagatACTTGCCAAAACAACTCTCTCAGTAATTTCTGATAATACTGTCTACTGAGGTATTAGCAATTCTTTCAAATCGAAAAAGAGTAACatgatatgtgtgtgtttgcagtCACTCCTGTGCTACCTTGAAGGCTGATGTCATCAAATACAGGCAGGGTAGGTGGAGCATTGGATCTGTACAAAGTGTGGAGAACACTTCAAACTCTCATGTTGGAAATACAATTTCTTTTGGGATTAACAAGTGTGTGGAATACAAGCATCCATTCATGTAAAGTTCACCAGAATTCCTGTTATTAATGCAATTTACTCTTGTTAAAAGGAGTTTGGTGGTACTACGAGAAAAGTATCTACTCTGTTACTAGTTGAAATTCCATGTATCCCACTTGGCTTCTTACAGCTTGTCTTCACAAACAGCAAGTCTTATGACttgctgggtttttttcttgttgCCATTTTTTCTTGAAAGATATGTCACATGTTGcacaacattttgttttgactGTTATTCATTTAGGACAAATGTTTTATGACATGTATAATTAATGATGACCGTTGCTGTGTTTCTTTCCAGTTTTAGGTCTGTACTTCGTGCCAGCATTTCTCTACTGTCTGTACAACAATCTTCAGTTTGTGAACCTTGCAGCCTATGACCCAACCACATATTACCTGCTTCTACAGTTCAGAGTTGTCATCACAGGTGTTTTCTTCCAGGTGAGTCTTGGTTGTCACAGGTGTTTTCTTCCAGGTACGTCTTTTCTTTGTGGTCAAAGGTGTTTTCTTCCAGGTAAGTCTTGGTTGTCACAGGTATTTTCTTCCAGGTGAGTCTTGGTTGTCACAGGTGTTTTCTTCCAGGTAAGTCTTTGTTGTCAAAGGTGTTTTCTTCCAGGTAAGTCTTGGTTGTCACAGGTATTTTCTTCCAGGTGAGTCTTGGTTGTCACAGGTGTTTTCTTCCAGGTGAGTCTTTGTGGTCAAAGGTGTTTTCTTCCAGGTAAGTCTTGGTTGTCACAGGTATTTTCTTCCAGGTGAGTCTTGGTTGTCACAGGTGTTTTCTTCCAGGTACGTCTTTGTTGTCAAAGGTGTTTTCTTCCAGGTAAGTCTTGGTTGTCACAGGTATTTTCTTCCAGGTGAGTCTTGGTTGTCACAGGTGTTTTCTTCCAGGTGAGTCTTTGTGGTCAAAGGTGTTTTCTTCCAGGTAAGTCTTGGTTGTCACAGGTATTTTCTTCCAGGTGAGTCTTGGTTGTCACAGGTGTTTTCTTCCAGGTGAGTCTTTGTGGTCAAAGGTGTTTTCTTCCAGGTAAGTCTTGGTTGTCACAAATTTCCTTCCAGGTGAGTCTACATGTTTTCTTCAGAGCAGAGCAACAGCTGCATGgccttgtttttgtttgtttggaaaAGAGATGAAAACAAATGTTCTTTCTTACTCCTACATTTGACAATACTGTGGACTTTTACTCCTGTTTTTTCTTTCACCAGATTCTTTTCCGAAAACATCTGAGCCGAATTCAATGGGCATCTCTAATTCTTCTCACAATTGGATGCATTATAAAAGAACTGAACCACCACAGCAATGGCACCAAAACCAATTCCACAGAATCTCCAAGCACAGAAGGAAGCACATCGTTCCTCAGCTTGGACAAACTGTTTGACATACATCTTCTCTTCATCTTGCTCCAGGTGTTCTGTTCCGTGTTCGCTGGAGTTTATAATGAATACCTCCTCAAGGACAAGGGCTGTGATGTGCATCTTATGATGCAGAACATTTTCATGTATGTAGACTCTATCATATGCAACATCTTCA
Proteins encoded:
- the LOC137294861 gene encoding UDP-galactose transporter senju-like isoform X1, with translation MGWFGDVFPTKLSFVVFISYMALFINQAILVTASKTSSNTYKYNTVTVVLLTECVKLVASLILYLKDHSCATLKADVIKYRQVLGLYFVPAFLYCLYNNLQFVNLAAYDPTTYYLLLQFRVVITGVFFQILFRKHLSRIQWASLILLTIGCIIKELNHHSNGTKTNSTESPSTEGSTSFLSLDKLFDIHLLFILLQVFCSVFAGVYNEYLLKDKGCDVHLMMQNIFMYVDSIICNIFMLGFRGDLASAFSVSSITAIFSRPGVIAIVFNAAACGIVTSLFLRSLNCILKTFASALEIMFTAILCWFIFNIPVDVYTVVAIFVVSAAIYLYAQNPIVNKAKNEMTEDPSKTDNAKESV
- the LOC137294861 gene encoding UDP-galactose transporter senju-like isoform X2 — translated: MTVVLLTECVKLVASLILYLKDHSCATLKADVIKYRQVLGLYFVPAFLYCLYNNLQFVNLAAYDPTTYYLLLQFRVVITGVFFQILFRKHLSRIQWASLILLTIGCIIKELNHHSNGTKTNSTESPSTEGSTSFLSLDKLFDIHLLFILLQVFCSVFAGVYNEYLLKDKGCDVHLMMQNIFMYVDSIICNIFMLGFRGDLASAFSVSSITAIFSRPGVIAIVFNAAACGIVTSLFLRSLNCILKTFASALEIMFTAILCWFIFNIPVDVYTVVAIFVVSAAIYLYAQNPIVNKAKNEMTEDPSKTDNAKESV